One window of the Pseudarthrobacter sp. ATCC 49987 genome contains the following:
- a CDS encoding DUF4192 family protein — MTAPDHLRITGPEDILGFIPHSLGYWPAHSLVAMTMQGKRLGATLRVDLPGDAGSPDWSGSAGPAGFARSVASYLEADDVADGSLLAFFTEADGDGAPWATLLAELENALADAGMPVRDAWLVGADYWRNAYCVDPSCCAPPGRPVEEIRNSRLNAEMIFRGSTVGPAPGTEPPAMASGEPDPAVLEAQRDWAQLFSVRTRDRRQFGQVLDVWTRVLHAPAPGPRLTATLTGYLRATLCVPAWRDAVLVMAAAGAEAAERGAEDFGVFDGAAPDSGWGGSLPVSGHSGRPLAPLPPLEGFPPRGRGRPGHEPPEVSGYGEVLLGLAPPLPDWTVMACLERVLVQLGAAGGEAGAAALTGRGWIEWCRGKGSFADALFSRADEEHPGYRLAELLAELVRRGTLCGWAGRREAAWQRFEPDVA, encoded by the coding sequence ATGACAGCCCCCGATCACCTGAGAATCACCGGCCCGGAGGACATCCTCGGGTTCATCCCGCATTCCCTGGGCTACTGGCCGGCCCACAGTCTCGTGGCCATGACCATGCAGGGCAAACGGCTCGGAGCCACGCTTCGGGTGGACCTCCCCGGTGACGCCGGCAGCCCCGACTGGTCCGGTTCGGCCGGACCGGCAGGCTTCGCCCGTTCCGTGGCGTCCTACCTCGAGGCCGACGACGTGGCGGATGGCTCGCTGCTGGCCTTCTTTACCGAAGCCGACGGGGACGGCGCGCCGTGGGCCACGCTCCTGGCGGAGCTCGAGAATGCGCTGGCCGACGCCGGCATGCCCGTGCGGGACGCCTGGCTGGTCGGCGCCGACTACTGGCGCAACGCCTATTGCGTGGACCCTTCGTGCTGCGCTCCGCCCGGGCGTCCCGTGGAGGAGATCAGGAACAGCAGGCTCAACGCCGAGATGATCTTCCGCGGCAGTACTGTCGGGCCGGCCCCCGGCACCGAACCGCCCGCGATGGCGTCGGGTGAGCCGGATCCCGCCGTGCTGGAGGCTCAGCGGGACTGGGCACAGCTGTTTTCGGTCCGTACGCGGGACAGGCGCCAGTTCGGCCAGGTCCTGGACGTGTGGACGCGGGTGCTGCACGCCCCGGCGCCGGGCCCCAGACTGACGGCGACGCTCACCGGCTACCTCCGCGCGACCCTGTGCGTCCCGGCCTGGCGCGACGCGGTGCTGGTAATGGCGGCCGCAGGGGCGGAGGCGGCGGAGCGCGGCGCCGAGGACTTCGGGGTGTTCGACGGCGCGGCACCGGATTCCGGATGGGGCGGTTCGCTGCCTGTATCCGGACACTCCGGCCGCCCGCTGGCTCCCTTGCCGCCGCTCGAAGGTTTCCCGCCCCGGGGCCGGGGCCGCCCCGGTCATGAACCTCCGGAGGTGTCCGGCTACGGCGAGGTCCTCCTGGGTCTGGCGCCTCCGCTGCCGGACTGGACCGTGATGGCTTGCCTGGAGCGGGTGCTGGTGCAGCTGGGCGCGGCTGGCGGCGAAGCGGGCGCTGCCGCACTGACCGGGCGGGGCTGGATTGAATGGTGCCGCGGCAAAGGATCGTTCGCCGATGCGCTGTTCAGCCGCGCGGACGAGGAACACCCCGGCTACCGGCTGGCGGAGCTGCTGGCAGAACTGGTCCGCCGCGGGACGCTCTGCGGCTGGGCGGGCCGAAGGGAGGCCGCCTGGCAGCGGTTCGAGCCGGACGTGGCCTGA